In Winkia neuii, a genomic segment contains:
- the mraY gene encoding phospho-N-acetylmuramoyl-pentapeptide-transferase, whose protein sequence is MLALISACGVALIVSLLGTPALIRVLRAREYGQFIRQDGPTGHYMKRGTPTMGGIVIIGAATVGWLVSMLVSGNGPSWSAVLLMFLFIGLGVIGFLDDFIKISHQRSLGLNAKAKFIGQLAVGTLFALGAYAFPDHTGVRPASLAISVVRDTSVSLKVLGIGALVILVFVIWVNFIVAAWSNGVNLTDGLDGLATGASLFAFGSYALVAVWQFYQKCPGSDPANIAACYQVRDPRDIAVIAAAIVGACFGFLWWNTSPAQIFMGDTGSLALGGAFAGMSILTRTEFLAVVIGGLFVIIVLSDIIQVGCFKLTGKRVFKMAPLHHHFELLGWPEVTIVVRFWIIAGLFGIIGTIIFYAEWVLRI, encoded by the coding sequence GTGCTCGCATTAATTAGTGCGTGTGGTGTCGCGCTAATTGTTTCTTTGCTAGGCACTCCAGCGCTGATCCGTGTACTGCGGGCGCGTGAGTACGGGCAGTTCATTCGGCAGGATGGGCCCACGGGCCACTACATGAAGCGAGGGACTCCCACCATGGGTGGCATCGTTATTATCGGTGCTGCGACTGTGGGCTGGCTGGTATCGATGCTGGTTAGCGGAAATGGACCTTCTTGGTCCGCAGTACTGCTCATGTTCCTCTTCATTGGCCTGGGCGTTATTGGGTTCCTGGATGACTTCATCAAGATTTCCCATCAACGTTCCCTTGGCCTAAACGCAAAAGCGAAGTTCATTGGACAGCTCGCAGTAGGCACCCTGTTTGCGCTCGGCGCATACGCATTTCCGGACCATACGGGAGTGCGGCCGGCCTCGTTGGCAATTTCAGTAGTGCGTGACACTTCGGTCTCGCTGAAAGTACTTGGAATAGGCGCACTGGTGATACTGGTATTCGTAATCTGGGTAAACTTCATTGTTGCGGCTTGGTCTAACGGGGTAAATCTGACCGACGGCCTGGACGGATTGGCTACGGGGGCCTCGCTATTCGCCTTCGGTTCTTACGCCCTGGTTGCGGTATGGCAGTTCTACCAGAAATGCCCCGGATCCGACCCAGCTAATATTGCCGCTTGCTATCAGGTACGCGACCCCAGAGATATAGCCGTCATTGCGGCAGCTATCGTGGGAGCCTGCTTCGGGTTTTTGTGGTGGAACACCTCTCCGGCCCAGATTTTCATGGGAGATACCGGTTCGCTCGCACTGGGCGGCGCATTTGCTGGCATGTCCATTTTGACCAGGACCGAATTCCTTGCGGTCGTTATTGGTGGCCTATTTGTGATCATTGTTCTTTCGGACATCATCCAGGTGGGGTGTTTCAAGCTCACAGGTAAGCGGGTCTTCAAAATGGCTCCCTTGCATCACCACTTTGAGCTCCTTGGATGGCCAGAGGTTACGATCGTTGTGCGCTTCTGGATCATCGCCGGCCTGTTTGGCATCATCGGCACAATAATTTTCTACGCAGAATGGGTATTGAGGATATGA
- a CDS encoding cell division protein FtsQ/DivIB: MRARVNYELAVRLAERSRALKRRRRLYVGSVLGAIVLVALIAGLAFFSPLLQYRPSAAVVEGASKEVPSAQVVQATEPFKGVPLPRLDTGAMAKAIARSNIRIANVQVHRSPLHGVKLQLKLRTPIGIERSGDDAKLVDSKGIAFAPAGEQNLKEISLPAGADRAATASAMAKIIPAVPTQIMDRVTKIDGANADRISLVLDSGATIIWGDESNNELKAKVIAVLAQRNASTYDLTDPARPVTS, encoded by the coding sequence GTGAGGGCAAGGGTCAACTATGAGCTGGCGGTGCGGCTGGCAGAGCGGTCTAGGGCACTAAAACGTAGAAGAAGACTCTACGTGGGGTCGGTTCTAGGCGCGATAGTCCTGGTGGCACTAATTGCTGGGCTCGCCTTTTTCTCGCCGCTCCTTCAGTACCGGCCAAGTGCCGCAGTGGTGGAGGGCGCTTCCAAGGAGGTTCCTTCGGCTCAGGTAGTGCAGGCAACGGAACCATTCAAGGGCGTGCCACTACCTAGGTTGGATACTGGCGCTATGGCCAAGGCGATTGCGCGCTCTAATATTCGGATAGCCAACGTGCAGGTGCACAGGTCGCCTTTGCATGGAGTGAAACTCCAGCTGAAGTTGCGTACTCCGATCGGGATCGAACGTAGCGGCGACGATGCCAAACTTGTTGATTCGAAAGGCATCGCGTTTGCCCCTGCAGGGGAGCAGAACCTGAAGGAAATATCGTTGCCCGCAGGAGCCGACCGAGCAGCGACGGCCTCGGCTATGGCAAAGATCATCCCGGCAGTGCCTACTCAGATTATGGATCGAGTGACCAAGATCGACGGTGCTAATGCGGACCGTATTTCGCTAGTTTTGGATTCTGGTGCCACGATCATCTGGGGGGATGAATCCAATAATGAGTTGAAGGCGAAAGTCATTGCCGTGTTGGCGCAGCGCAACGCTTCTACGTACGATTTAACCGATCCCGCGAGGCCGGTTACTAGCTGA
- a CDS encoding YggT family protein, producing the protein MTAIGAALQIVAYLLQAYTIVLLIRVILDWARILASDWRPKGVILVIANFVYAVTDPPLRFLGRYIPPLRLGTIALDLGFLVLFFGVSFLIRILFRLSYTV; encoded by the coding sequence ATGACGGCAATCGGAGCAGCTTTACAGATTGTTGCCTATCTGCTGCAGGCTTACACCATTGTTCTGCTCATTCGAGTAATTTTGGACTGGGCGAGGATACTTGCAAGCGATTGGCGTCCAAAAGGTGTAATTTTAGTTATCGCCAATTTTGTGTATGCGGTCACGGATCCGCCACTGCGATTTTTGGGTAGGTATATCCCTCCGTTGAGGCTGGGTACTATCGCGCTTGACCTGGGTTTTTTAGTGCTTTTCTTCGGAGTCTCTTTCCTAATTCGAATACTTTTTAGGCTGTCTTATACCGTCTGA
- a CDS encoding cell division protein SepF produces MAGALSRTMDFFGWREPEGVEEDDYVAEASDGFADTYESDGEDELDFSSSESFSAAPVAEFPRPVRSDESDLRRIVTFHPTSYADAPAIGNAFREGTPVIMNLSAMNDADARRLVDFGAGLVHGLSGHYERVTKRVFLLTPTEVAVEAGSSSNGSVSF; encoded by the coding sequence ATGGCCGGAGCACTTAGCCGTACGATGGACTTTTTTGGGTGGCGCGAGCCCGAAGGCGTAGAGGAAGATGACTATGTAGCCGAGGCCTCTGATGGTTTCGCCGATACATATGAGTCAGATGGGGAGGACGAACTGGATTTTTCCAGCTCTGAATCTTTCTCTGCCGCTCCGGTAGCCGAGTTTCCTCGCCCTGTTCGTTCAGACGAAAGCGACTTGCGTCGTATTGTCACCTTCCATCCGACCTCTTACGCGGATGCTCCTGCTATCGGGAATGCTTTCCGCGAGGGAACTCCTGTGATCATGAACCTCTCTGCCATGAATGATGCTGATGCTCGCCGGCTTGTCGATTTTGGGGCAGGTTTGGTGCACGGGCTATCCGGGCATTACGAGCGAGTAACCAAGCGCGTCTTTTTGCTTACCCCCACCGAGGTGGCGGTAGAAGCTGGATCGTCCTCAAATGGGTCTGTGAGCTTCTGA
- a CDS encoding FtsW/RodA/SpoVE family cell cycle protein, with the protein MSLRAKLKLPRIRVVSDDDTIDSTRAVVQEQMRTNPVLTFYMILISTLLLTGVGLIMVFSASSIGELSRQDNPFLAFFKPFTYAILGLLLMWLATKARPQLYFNPKVSATVLVAAIGLQLLVLPFGQNIGGNQNWIAIPGIGTVQPSEFLKVALIMHMAAIIGHRIVDLSDWASIGRYLAWPTLGSMAAIMVGGDFGTTLVVGSVVGAILFISGLHWKKIALLVLAALFGVAVASTSSSSRRARIRAFLPGAPKDEQGIDLQPLRAKLGLGTGGITGVGPGASRQKWNYLPQAESDFIYAILGEEFGLVGTLSVIILYMVLGWALLRLSRRARSNSIRIAAASTMAWIGLQALLNICVVVGISPVIGVPLPFISAGGSALVACLIAMGIMLSCARAEPGANEVLMAREASIKQTIAVVGRRRKAKK; encoded by the coding sequence GTGTCCTTAAGAGCGAAGCTGAAGCTGCCGCGAATAAGGGTAGTCTCTGACGACGACACCATAGATTCGACTCGAGCGGTAGTACAAGAACAGATGCGAACCAACCCGGTTCTCACCTTCTACATGATCTTGATTTCGACTCTGCTGCTGACCGGGGTCGGCCTGATCATGGTGTTTTCGGCCTCCTCTATTGGGGAGCTGTCTAGGCAAGATAACCCCTTCCTAGCTTTCTTCAAACCGTTTACTTACGCCATTTTGGGCCTTCTTCTAATGTGGCTGGCTACGAAAGCTAGGCCGCAGCTTTATTTCAATCCGAAGGTTTCTGCAACAGTCTTAGTTGCGGCAATAGGCTTGCAGCTACTGGTGTTGCCCTTTGGCCAGAATATCGGTGGTAATCAGAACTGGATTGCTATTCCCGGAATCGGTACCGTACAGCCTTCCGAGTTCTTGAAGGTTGCCCTGATAATGCACATGGCGGCAATTATCGGTCACCGCATTGTAGACCTATCCGATTGGGCATCAATCGGGCGTTACTTGGCCTGGCCGACACTTGGGTCTATGGCAGCCATTATGGTGGGTGGTGACTTTGGTACGACCCTGGTAGTCGGCAGTGTCGTAGGGGCAATATTGTTCATCAGCGGACTGCACTGGAAGAAGATTGCTCTGTTAGTGCTGGCGGCACTTTTCGGAGTAGCTGTCGCGTCCACGTCCTCGTCTTCGCGACGAGCGCGCATTCGCGCATTCTTACCCGGAGCGCCCAAAGATGAACAGGGCATTGATCTGCAGCCTTTGCGTGCCAAACTCGGCCTGGGTACAGGTGGCATTACGGGGGTCGGACCGGGTGCTTCCAGACAGAAATGGAACTATTTGCCGCAGGCGGAGTCCGACTTTATTTATGCGATCTTAGGTGAGGAATTCGGACTGGTTGGGACCTTGTCCGTAATTATTCTGTACATGGTGCTCGGATGGGCCTTGCTGCGTCTGTCTAGACGGGCCCGTAGCAACTCCATCCGTATCGCCGCTGCCTCCACAATGGCCTGGATCGGGCTGCAAGCGTTGCTCAACATCTGTGTCGTGGTTGGAATATCTCCGGTTATTGGCGTCCCGCTACCATTTATTTCAGCTGGTGGATCGGCATTAGTAGCATGTTTAATCGCTATGGGGATCATGCTCTCGTGTGCGCGCGCTGAACCGGGCGCAAATGAGGTACTAATGGCACGAGAAGCTTCAATAAAGCAGACTATCGCCGTTGTTGGGCGACGCAGAAAGGCGAAGAAATGA
- the murC gene encoding UDP-N-acetylmuramate--L-alanine ligase, with amino-acid sequence MSYFHLIGIGGAGMSVVAELLFDRGQQVSGSDQKDSANIARLRGLGINAQVGHDPAAVTPDSIVVVSTAVRDSNPELARARELGCKIIHRSQALALAAAGMDFIAVAGAHGKTTTSGMLAVALSQLGADPSFAVGGIVSGFGSGAHLGKGKYFVAEADESDASFLNYKPTIALVTNVEPDHLDHYGSKEAFEQAFVEFSNLVSDTLVTCSDDEGARALGQSVGSHLRHISYGTTPLEGEHVLVAEDSFTWQGQTYEVHLQVPGKHNLLNAAGAFAVLVSAGYAPQEAVRALEAFTGTGRRYEYKGTAGGVEVRDDYAHHPTEVAALVAQAREQTEGRVLLLFQPHLYSRTRNFADRFAKALRGADEVALAPIYGAREDPVEGVDSSLIGDKLAGAYLADSLEDGARYLVSKARPGDLICTVGAGDVTTMASVILELL; translated from the coding sequence ATGAGCTACTTTCATCTAATAGGAATCGGCGGGGCCGGCATGTCCGTAGTTGCTGAATTGCTTTTCGACCGTGGCCAGCAGGTTAGCGGTTCCGATCAGAAGGATTCAGCCAATATCGCCCGTCTTCGTGGGCTAGGCATAAACGCGCAGGTAGGCCACGATCCGGCTGCAGTCACCCCCGATTCGATCGTGGTGGTTTCGACAGCGGTACGTGATTCCAACCCTGAGCTCGCTAGGGCTCGCGAACTTGGGTGCAAGATAATTCACCGCTCACAGGCACTTGCCTTGGCAGCGGCAGGAATGGACTTTATTGCGGTAGCTGGAGCCCATGGCAAGACCACCACTTCCGGTATGCTCGCTGTCGCGCTCTCGCAGCTTGGGGCGGATCCGTCATTTGCAGTAGGCGGAATAGTCAGCGGATTCGGTTCCGGGGCACATCTTGGCAAGGGCAAGTATTTTGTCGCCGAAGCTGATGAATCTGATGCGTCTTTCTTGAACTACAAGCCAACCATTGCTCTGGTGACCAATGTGGAACCAGATCACTTGGATCACTATGGTTCAAAGGAAGCCTTTGAACAGGCGTTTGTAGAGTTTTCTAACCTTGTTTCGGACACCCTAGTGACGTGCTCTGACGACGAGGGCGCGCGCGCACTTGGGCAAAGTGTCGGCAGTCATCTGCGCCATATTTCCTACGGCACAACACCGCTTGAGGGCGAGCATGTCCTGGTAGCAGAGGACTCCTTCACCTGGCAGGGGCAGACATATGAAGTCCATTTGCAGGTTCCGGGAAAGCACAACTTGCTAAATGCTGCGGGGGCCTTTGCAGTACTGGTATCCGCCGGCTACGCTCCCCAGGAAGCGGTGCGGGCCTTGGAAGCGTTTACGGGCACTGGGCGCCGCTACGAATACAAGGGAACCGCTGGTGGGGTAGAGGTACGTGACGACTATGCCCATCACCCGACCGAGGTAGCCGCGTTGGTAGCGCAGGCACGCGAACAGACGGAAGGACGAGTGCTGCTGCTGTTCCAACCTCACCTGTATTCGCGAACAAGGAATTTTGCCGACCGGTTCGCGAAGGCGCTCAGGGGAGCAGACGAAGTGGCTTTGGCACCTATATATGGCGCCCGCGAAGATCCGGTTGAGGGCGTAGATTCCTCTCTGATTGGGGACAAGCTTGCGGGGGCTTACCTTGCCGATTCTCTAGAGGACGGGGCCCGCTACCTGGTTTCCAAGGCGCGGCCTGGCGATCTAATTTGCACGGTGGGCGCCGGGGACGTAACGACGATGGCCAGTGTGATTTTGGAATTGCTGTGA
- the ftsZ gene encoding cell division protein FtsZ codes for MASPQNYLATIKVVGIGGGGVNAVNRMIEAGLAGVEFIAINTDLQSLLTSDADVKLDIGREETRGLGAGADPSVGQKSAEDHTEDIRDALEGADMVFVTAGEGGGTGTGGAPVVARIARELGSLTIGVVTRPFTFEGRMRSRQAEAGVENLRSEVDTLIVIPNDRLLKISDPNISVLDAFRSADNVLLSGVQGITDLITTAGLINVDFADVKSVMKDAGSALMGIGTASGEDRAVQAAEMAIASPLLEASIEGAHGALLFFQGGSNMGLFEIQKAAELVRESAHEEANIIFGASIDEAFGDEVRVTVIAAGFDDPELNVQKKEEENNTLRSEAAPKPTPAPAPLQSQQRDLGSLPSGPQHRAPLDVPTRPRSTSRAQLPEAVEPEPVAPSRVSTDPTPSSQLELPRVFDDSDKDDDLDIPPFLR; via the coding sequence GTGGCATCTCCTCAGAACTATCTTGCAACTATCAAAGTTGTAGGCATCGGCGGGGGCGGCGTAAATGCCGTGAATCGAATGATCGAAGCTGGTCTTGCTGGCGTTGAGTTCATTGCGATCAACACGGATTTGCAGTCGCTACTGACCTCCGATGCTGATGTGAAGCTCGATATTGGGCGCGAAGAGACGCGCGGTCTCGGCGCAGGAGCGGACCCATCTGTTGGGCAGAAGTCTGCTGAGGACCACACTGAGGACATTCGCGACGCCCTTGAGGGCGCTGACATGGTGTTCGTGACCGCTGGCGAGGGCGGCGGCACCGGTACCGGCGGCGCACCTGTAGTAGCGCGCATCGCGCGCGAGCTTGGATCGCTTACCATCGGTGTTGTTACCCGCCCGTTCACCTTTGAAGGGCGGATGCGCTCTAGGCAGGCCGAAGCTGGCGTCGAGAACTTGCGCAGCGAAGTCGACACCTTGATCGTCATTCCGAATGATCGCCTTCTGAAGATTTCCGACCCGAATATTTCCGTCCTCGATGCCTTCCGTAGCGCTGACAATGTGCTTCTGTCGGGCGTGCAGGGGATCACTGACCTGATCACTACTGCGGGCTTGATCAACGTTGACTTCGCTGACGTCAAGTCCGTAATGAAGGATGCGGGCTCCGCCCTTATGGGCATTGGTACCGCAAGTGGCGAGGATCGTGCAGTCCAGGCTGCCGAGATGGCTATCGCTTCTCCGCTGCTGGAAGCTTCGATCGAAGGTGCCCACGGAGCGCTGCTGTTCTTCCAGGGTGGGTCCAACATGGGCCTGTTCGAAATCCAGAAGGCTGCCGAGTTGGTGCGCGAATCCGCGCACGAGGAAGCAAACATCATCTTCGGTGCTTCTATCGACGAAGCGTTTGGCGACGAGGTGCGAGTCACTGTCATTGCTGCCGGCTTTGATGACCCGGAGCTAAATGTGCAAAAGAAGGAAGAAGAAAACAACACTCTTCGCTCCGAAGCTGCTCCGAAGCCGACTCCCGCGCCAGCGCCGTTGCAGAGCCAGCAGCGCGATCTAGGCTCGCTGCCTTCTGGGCCGCAGCACCGCGCTCCGCTGGACGTGCCTACCCGTCCTCGTTCAACCTCGAGGGCGCAGCTACCGGAGGCTGTGGAGCCTGAACCTGTTGCTCCCTCGCGGGTAAGCACTGATCCGACTCCTTCATCGCAGCTAGAACTGCCTCGCGTCTTTGACGATTCCGACAAAGACGACGACCTAGACATTCCTCCGTTCTTGCGCTAA
- the pgeF gene encoding peptidoglycan editing factor PgeF, translating to MRPISVGGAKAVFTSRSGGVSKAAFATLNTGMHVGDDPQAVRRNRDLLEAKIDRTIVWMNQTHSARVHKVEPGRTDQVVNSDGIFVVAEEFASKHLRLPALAVMVADCVPVVFASSGGEVMGAVHAGRAGLSTGIIRKAVSMMSEHVPAYSIHAAVGPCICGRCYEVPEKLRADLAEVTPSAWCVTRWGSPGLDLRASANSQLQEAGVQVDFISKLCTYEDENLYSYRRNQITGRFCGVVFPA from the coding sequence ATGCGACCGATCTCAGTCGGAGGGGCTAAAGCCGTCTTCACATCTCGTAGCGGCGGGGTGTCGAAGGCGGCTTTCGCCACACTTAATACGGGAATGCATGTTGGGGACGATCCTCAAGCGGTTCGGCGCAATAGAGATCTATTAGAAGCGAAGATTGACCGAACGATTGTGTGGATGAATCAGACGCATTCTGCACGAGTCCATAAGGTTGAACCTGGCCGTACTGACCAAGTAGTAAACTCCGATGGCATCTTCGTAGTAGCTGAGGAATTTGCATCCAAGCACCTGCGTTTGCCCGCCCTTGCAGTAATGGTAGCTGACTGTGTGCCGGTAGTATTTGCGTCCTCTGGTGGGGAAGTAATGGGTGCTGTGCATGCCGGCAGGGCGGGCCTTTCCACGGGAATTATCCGCAAAGCCGTGTCGATGATGAGCGAGCACGTGCCCGCGTATTCAATTCACGCCGCCGTCGGCCCCTGCATTTGCGGAAGGTGTTACGAAGTTCCCGAGAAGCTGCGGGCAGATTTGGCTGAAGTAACGCCCTCTGCATGGTGTGTAACCCGGTGGGGTAGTCCAGGCCTGGATTTGCGTGCTAGCGCCAACTCGCAGTTGCAAGAGGCTGGGGTGCAGGTGGATTTCATTTCGAAGCTGTGTACCTACGAGGACGAGAATCTTTATTCCTACCGGAGAAACCAAATTACCGGTCGTTTTTGTGGCGTAGTGTTTCCCGCCTGA
- the murG gene encoding undecaprenyldiphospho-muramoylpentapeptide beta-N-acetylglucosaminyltransferase, producing MKVLLAGGGTAGHINPLIATAQKLRAAEAEVIALGTAKGLEVDLLPPAGIKMIEIPKVPAPRRPGKDLFFFVPRMREALRICRQALIDESIDVVIGFGGFVSTPAYVAAARLHLPVVIHEQNARPGLANRLGARWAEGVALTFPSTPLSARKGITEVTGLPLREAIEKLAKARLDPETKEQLRTNALAQFGLDAQKKTLLVTGGSLGAKSINEAVANAASSRGDIQILHIAGKGKSQAVAETVGEAPDYKVLEYCSNMQDAFACADMVLARSGAGTVCEISALGLPATYVPLPIGNGEQKLNAADVVAGGGAQIIEDKHLNASTVVDQVFSLVNDSEKLSEMSAAAQRFGQIDAAQRVADIAFGVAEK from the coding sequence ATGAAGGTACTACTTGCCGGTGGCGGCACAGCAGGGCATATCAACCCGCTTATTGCAACGGCGCAGAAGCTGCGCGCTGCGGAGGCCGAGGTTATTGCACTTGGTACCGCAAAAGGGCTGGAAGTAGACCTGCTCCCACCGGCTGGAATAAAGATGATCGAGATTCCTAAGGTGCCCGCCCCCAGGCGTCCCGGCAAGGACCTGTTCTTCTTTGTCCCACGCATGCGCGAGGCACTGCGAATCTGCAGGCAGGCCCTTATTGATGAGTCAATAGACGTCGTGATTGGTTTTGGCGGGTTCGTCTCGACTCCCGCCTACGTGGCCGCTGCCCGACTTCACCTGCCAGTAGTGATTCATGAGCAGAACGCTCGGCCCGGACTAGCCAATCGTCTAGGAGCGAGATGGGCAGAGGGAGTGGCATTGACCTTCCCATCCACCCCGTTATCCGCCCGTAAGGGGATTACCGAGGTAACAGGACTGCCCCTGCGGGAGGCCATTGAAAAGCTGGCTAAAGCTCGGTTGGATCCCGAAACTAAAGAACAGCTTAGAACCAACGCGCTGGCGCAATTCGGCTTGGATGCGCAGAAGAAGACTCTTCTTGTCACCGGCGGTTCTTTGGGAGCAAAGAGTATAAACGAAGCCGTGGCAAATGCAGCTTCTTCTAGGGGCGACATTCAGATCCTGCATATAGCAGGAAAGGGGAAGAGCCAGGCGGTAGCCGAGACGGTCGGCGAGGCGCCTGACTATAAAGTTCTGGAATACTGCTCAAATATGCAGGATGCTTTTGCCTGCGCGGACATGGTGCTTGCCCGTTCAGGGGCGGGCACAGTGTGTGAAATTTCAGCATTGGGGCTGCCTGCAACTTACGTGCCCTTGCCGATTGGCAATGGGGAACAAAAGCTGAACGCTGCCGATGTGGTAGCAGGGGGCGGCGCCCAGATTATCGAAGACAAGCATTTGAATGCCTCCACGGTAGTGGACCAAGTCTTCAGCCTTGTCAACGATTCCGAGAAGCTTTCGGAAATGAGTGCGGCAGCACAGCGGTTTGGACAGATAGATGCCGCCCAGCGCGTGGCAGATATTGCTTTTGGAGTTGCAGAGAAATGA
- the murD gene encoding UDP-N-acetylmuramoyl-L-alanine--D-glutamate ligase, with the protein MGIEDMSSRIGVAGVGKSGLAAVEVLSNLGHEVTVIDGSQEALESADLPKNVQKIHATSSQQVKQEIADAGLEQVVVSPGIPPASAIYQGALLSEREILGEVELAWRLQAGRKDDAPWLAVTGTNGKTTTVSMTEAILRADGRQAYAVGNVGAPVVLKAAEGGYDALVVELSSFQLYSTSTVSPYASICLNVASDHVDWHGSVEAYKQAKAMVYERTRKACLLPISDTSVREMVDNADVVEGCRAIGLSFSAPAVGQIGVVDDIALDRAFIANRWSEATELFTFDNLRHLTGGIITHPVLADALAAAGLSRSLGVDFSSVAKGLGNFKAVKHRRTLLGEARDVTWIDDSKATNAHAAKISLAGMPPSSVVWIAGGDTKGQSFDELVAAVAPTLRGVVLIGKDRRALRSALQTQAPNVPVVECEPPDDIMGSVVHECVALSRPGDTVILAPACASWDQFTNYGERGDLFAQAVAGLED; encoded by the coding sequence ATGGGTATTGAGGATATGAGCTCCCGGATTGGGGTAGCAGGGGTCGGCAAGTCCGGACTCGCTGCGGTGGAGGTTCTTTCTAACCTTGGACACGAGGTCACGGTAATTGATGGTTCGCAGGAGGCACTAGAAAGTGCCGACCTGCCAAAGAATGTCCAGAAAATTCATGCCACTTCTTCGCAGCAGGTGAAGCAGGAAATTGCGGATGCTGGGCTGGAACAGGTAGTGGTGAGCCCGGGAATTCCCCCTGCCAGCGCCATCTATCAGGGGGCACTCCTTAGCGAACGGGAGATCCTTGGAGAGGTCGAATTAGCCTGGCGGCTGCAAGCCGGTCGCAAAGACGACGCGCCTTGGCTGGCAGTAACCGGCACGAACGGGAAGACCACCACTGTAAGCATGACCGAGGCGATCCTGCGTGCAGATGGGCGGCAGGCATACGCAGTAGGTAACGTCGGCGCTCCCGTTGTACTGAAAGCTGCCGAGGGTGGTTACGACGCCCTCGTGGTTGAACTATCTTCCTTCCAGCTCTATTCAACAAGCACCGTTTCTCCTTACGCGTCGATCTGCCTGAATGTCGCATCAGACCACGTGGATTGGCACGGCAGCGTGGAAGCCTATAAACAGGCCAAGGCGATGGTCTACGAGCGCACTCGCAAGGCCTGCCTGCTACCCATTTCAGACACTAGCGTGCGGGAAATGGTGGATAACGCGGACGTAGTTGAGGGGTGCAGAGCTATAGGCCTGTCTTTCTCAGCTCCCGCGGTAGGGCAAATTGGCGTGGTAGACGATATTGCGCTTGACCGCGCCTTCATCGCTAACCGATGGAGCGAGGCCACCGAACTTTTCACCTTCGACAACTTGCGCCACTTGACCGGTGGCATCATTACGCATCCGGTGTTAGCCGACGCGCTTGCAGCGGCCGGCCTCTCTCGCTCTCTAGGAGTGGACTTTTCCTCCGTGGCAAAAGGCCTCGGCAACTTCAAGGCAGTGAAACACCGGCGCACCCTGTTAGGTGAAGCTCGAGACGTCACCTGGATCGACGATTCGAAAGCGACCAATGCCCACGCCGCGAAGATATCGTTGGCCGGAATGCCGCCCTCGTCAGTAGTCTGGATTGCAGGCGGGGACACCAAGGGCCAGTCCTTTGACGAACTAGTGGCAGCAGTGGCACCTACTCTGCGCGGAGTTGTATTGATTGGCAAGGATCGGAGAGCCCTCCGCTCGGCGTTGCAGACTCAGGCCCCCAATGTTCCCGTGGTCGAGTGTGAGCCGCCAGACGACATAATGGGGTCTGTAGTGCACGAATGCGTAGCGCTATCCCGCCCCGGAGATACTGTCATCTTGGCTCCCGCATGCGCCTCGTGGGATCAATTTACCAACTACGGAGAGCGAGGCGACCTGTTCGCCCAGGCGGTGGCGGGATTGGAGGACTAA
- a CDS encoding DivIVA domain-containing protein — translation MALLTAEDVHYKTFTPTKFREGYDQDEVDSFLDEVVRTLTALQEGGAVASENASEASPAAADDGALRAENDKLRAELEQARKRTAEVESEAAEARKSSGEPSEAEAQLRAQIEQLRAENEKLRTEAETARSEAQKAAEAPAPSQSNEPESATSMLAMAQRLHDEYVHEGQEKGNKIVDDAHAQSQQILREAKDEKTRVINQLDSERSMLEGKINELKGFESEYRSQLRSHLQKLIETVDADDIK, via the coding sequence ATGGCTCTGCTAACGGCGGAAGACGTCCATTACAAGACGTTTACCCCCACGAAGTTCCGTGAGGGTTACGATCAGGACGAAGTTGATTCGTTCCTTGACGAGGTCGTGCGTACACTGACTGCCCTCCAGGAAGGTGGCGCCGTAGCTAGCGAAAACGCTTCTGAGGCCTCTCCTGCAGCTGCAGACGACGGCGCTCTGCGCGCTGAAAATGACAAGCTTCGCGCAGAACTGGAACAGGCGCGCAAGCGTACCGCCGAGGTCGAATCTGAAGCCGCCGAGGCCCGTAAGTCTTCTGGCGAGCCCTCTGAGGCCGAAGCCCAGCTGCGTGCACAGATTGAACAGTTGCGCGCAGAAAACGAGAAGCTGCGCACCGAGGCGGAAACCGCTCGCAGCGAAGCTCAGAAGGCTGCGGAGGCTCCCGCACCTTCCCAGAGCAATGAGCCCGAGTCCGCAACCTCCATGCTCGCCATGGCCCAGCGCCTGCACGACGAATACGTGCATGAGGGCCAGGAAAAGGGCAACAAGATTGTTGACGACGCACACGCACAGTCGCAGCAGATTCTTCGTGAAGCAAAAGACGAGAAGACTCGCGTTATCAATCAGCTCGATTCCGAGCGTTCCATGCTTGAAGGTAAGATCAACGAGCTCAAGGGCTTCGAATCCGAGTACCGCAGCCAGCTGCGTTCCCACTTGCAGAAGCTAATCGAGACCGTCGATGCCGACGACATCAAGTAG